A region from the bacterium genome encodes:
- a CDS encoding inorganic phosphate transporter: MLFILIILSSLYMGWSMGANDAANCVGADIGSGVMKLRDGIIITCVFSFLGSILLGHKVIKTIGKGVVPLNLLPPLQSDLISLAAILGAAIWVTIATYKKYPVSTSHSIVGAVAGGGLAFKTVIQWMKIKQIFICWVLTPFGSAIITILLYPLIKFIFSFSAIKKYEKGLILFSIYVTSAYLAFSWGANDVANATGILIGTGNITPNGAAIIGALAITLGITTWGYKVIETIGFNIVQLTPLMTIAVEVSSAINIHLYTHYGIPVSTSHSIVGAIWGIGILQGIKTINWKIAKDIMLTWALTPVISGLITFIFLRIINAFL, encoded by the coding sequence ATGTTATTTATACTTATTATTTTGTCTTCTCTTTATATGGGTTGGTCAATGGGAGCAAATGATGCTGCAAATTGTGTGGGTGCAGACATTGGCTCTGGTGTTATGAAATTAAGAGATGGAATTATAATAACATGTGTCTTCTCTTTTTTAGGTTCAATACTGCTTGGACATAAGGTAATAAAAACAATAGGAAAAGGAGTTGTTCCATTAAATCTACTGCCTCCTTTGCAATCAGATTTAATTTCTCTCGCTGCTATTTTAGGAGCAGCAATATGGGTAACAATTGCAACTTATAAGAAATATCCTGTTTCTACATCTCATTCTATTGTTGGTGCTGTTGCAGGTGGAGGACTTGCTTTTAAGACGGTTATACAATGGATGAAAATAAAACAAATTTTTATATGCTGGGTATTAACTCCTTTTGGTTCCGCAATTATAACAATTTTGCTTTATCCTTTAATAAAATTTATATTTTCTTTTTCTGCTATAAAAAAGTATGAAAAAGGGCTAATATTATTTTCTATATATGTCACAAGTGCTTATCTTGCTTTTTCATGGGGTGCAAATGATGTTGCAAATGCAACAGGTATTTTAATAGGAACAGGTAATATTACTCCAAACGGTGCTGCAATAATTGGTGCTTTGGCAATAACTCTTGGAATTACAACATGGGGATATAAAGTAATTGAAACAATTGGTTTTAATATAGTTCAATTAACTCCTCTTATGACAATTGCAGTTGAAGTATCTTCTGCAATTAACATACATCTCTATACTCATTATGGAATACCTGTTTCTACATCTCACTCAATAGTTGGGGCAATATGGGGAATAGGGATACTTCAAGGTATAAAGACAATAAACTGGAAAATTGCAAAAGATATAATGCTTACATGGGCATTAACTCCTGTGATTTCTGGTTTAATAACTTTTATTTTTTTAAGAATAATTAACGCTTTCTTATAA